The following coding sequences lie in one Cloeon dipterum chromosome 1, ieCloDipt1.1, whole genome shotgun sequence genomic window:
- the LOC135946379 gene encoding zinc finger protein Noc-like, giving the protein MLTSSSNASNQYLRPEYLTPLPTTLDAKKSPLALLAQTCSQIGADCPNTKPLLPPLDKSHKKSESRDKVSPATNDSSSNSTTSASKSVASFKPYETTKEVDVSGRCSTGRSKTPQSSKSVTPNNNNNNTIVASANGPTTTRSPTTSPAARKTPSEGKERTSPVSSKAAAFSSLITGESKDSTPSGFKPSPPSSSSSAAALAAAAAAAASMPPGFLGYPHLNDLALSSLMFGKAHPGLSPYLSYSRMKTPGAEHLMQVCRDPYCTGCTLSSHLLKGGATPSSTPTPTTPTSTASTAPSCPSGCVTCDHQKGAGSPSSALGAAAALSLPHLNPLLASPYASPLSAHLPYVCNWIAGDNYCGKRFTSSEELLQHLRSHTNLTESLSASMQSHPLLASHAAAMAALHRTYPTPPLSPLAAARYHPYSKPPLPPSLSAAFPLHPHPGVPPYFSPYSIYGRAASGMHP; this is encoded by the coding sequence TTGGACGCCAAAAAGAGTCCCCTGGCGCTTCTGGCGCAGACCTGCAGCCAGATCGGTGCCGACTGTCCCAACACAaagccgctgctgccgccgctggaCAAGAGCCACAAAAAGTCCGAGTCGCGGGACAAAGTGTCCCCTGCGACAAacgacagcagcagcaacagcacgACGTCAGCCTCCAAGTCGGTGGCCAGTTTCAAGCCGTACGAGACGACCAAGGAAGTGGACGTCAGCGGCCGTTGCTCGACGGGCCGCTCCAAGACGCCGCAGTCCTCGAAGAGCGTCACCCccaataacaacaacaacaacacgaTCGTGGCGTCGGCGAACGGTCCGACGACGACCCGCTCGCCGACCACGTCGCCGGCCGCCAGGAAAACGCCCTCCGAGGGCAAGGAGCGGACGAGCCCCGTGAGCAGCAAGGCCGCCGCCTTCTCCAGCCTCATCACCGGCGAATCCAAGGACTCGACGCCCTCGGGCTTCAAGCCGAGTccccccagcagcagcagcagcgctgccgccctggcggcggcggccgccgcggccgcctcgATGCCGCCGGGCTTCCTGGGCTACCCGCACCTGAACGACCTGGCCCTGAGCAGCCTGATGTTCGGCAAAGCGCACCCTGGGCTGAGCCCCTACCTGAGCTACTCGCGCATGAAGACCCCGGGGGCCGAGCACCTGATGCAGGTGTGCCGCGACCCTTACTGCACGGGCTGCACCCTGAGCTCGCACCTGCTCAAAGGTGGCGCCACGCCGTCGTCGACGCCGACGCCGACGACGCCCACGTCGACGGCGTCCACCGCGCCCAGCTGCCCAAGCGGCTGCGTCACCTGTGATCACCAGAAAGGTGCGGGCAGCCCTTCGTCGGCGctgggggcggcggcggctctgTCCCTGCCGCACCTCAACCCCCTGCTCGCGTCGCCGTACGCGTCGCCGCTGTCGGCACACCTTCCCTACGTGTGCAACTGGATCGCGGGCGACAACTACTGCGGTAAGCGGTTCACCTCGAGCGAGGAGCTGCTGCAGCACCTGCGCTCGCACACCAACCTGACCGAATCGCTGAGCGCCTCGATGCAGTCGCACCCCCTGCTCGCTAGTCATGCCGCCGCCATGGCTGCCCTGCACCGCACCTACCCCACGCCCCCGCTCAGCCCGCTGGCGGCCGCCAGGTACCACCCGTACTCgaagccgccgctgccgccgtctCTGTCGGCCGCGTTCCCGCTGCACCCGCACCCTGGCGTGCCGCCCTACTTCTCGCCCTACTCCATATACGGCCGTGCAGCGTCCGGAATGCATCCTTAA